In one Fusarium keratoplasticum isolate Fu6.1 chromosome 5, whole genome shotgun sequence genomic region, the following are encoded:
- a CDS encoding Abhydrolase-3 domain-containing protein, protein MAEYRHFATPDPQWTDFPNNLPPDTKVVRGMPRDHDPITPQEGLDIVEFDVPVRDDTPITLRTYRRTANRDDALPLLVYMHGGGYVFGGLETDDSTCRAIALELDIVVVNVKYRLAPEHKFPVGFEDSFDIVRWAASSEGQSKLNTDLAKGFILGGTSAGANFTAGISHLARDEGLSPKITGVVFLAGSFCHPDVRPKKYLDRILSVDEINDAPGLTRKSIDYFSEKYGAPPEDRRLSPLLFDSHANIAKKAYFAICGWDPRRDEALLLDQILQEEGLSTKKHVYQGLPHGFWTTCPDLPVSKKWLGDLLEGLRWMIE, encoded by the exons ATGGCAGAATATCGACACTTTGCAACTCCTGATCCTCAATGGACAGAC TTCCCCAATAATCTGCCACCGGACACCAAGGTGGTACGGGGCATGCCGAGAGATCATGATCCCATCACTCCGCAGGAAGGACTTGACATTGTCGAGTTTGACGTGCCCGTGAGAGACGACACCCCCATCACCCTCCGCACGTATAGACGAACCGCCAACCGTGACGATGCCCTCCCTCTGCTAGTTTACATGCACGGTGGTGGCTACGTCTTTGGCGGCCTTGAGACAGATGATTCAACTTGTCGAGCAATTGCCTTAGAGCTAGACATCGTTGTCGTCAATGTCAAGTATCGGCTCGCACCTGAGCACAAGTTCCCCGTCGGCTTTGAAGACTCTTTCGACATTGTCCGCTGG GCTGCATCGTCAGAAGGCCAGAGCAAGCTTAACACCGATCTCGCCAAGGGCTTCATCTTGGGTGGCACTTCAGCCGGCGCCAACTTTACCGCCGGTATCTCGCACTTGGCCCGCGACGAGGGTCTCTCGCCAAAGATCACGGGTGTCGTATTTCTTGCTGGCAGTTTCTGCCATCCTGATGTGCGGCCAAAGAAGTACCTAGACCGCATCCTCAgcgtcgacgagatcaaCGATGCGCCCGGTCTTACGCGCAAGTCCATCGACTACTTTTCAG AAAAGTACGGTGCTCCGCCAGAAGACAGGCGTCTCTCGCCTCTGCTATTCGACTCACACGCAAacattgccaagaaggcataCTTTGCCATCTGTGGATGGGATCCTCGACGAGATGAAGCGCTACTTCTCGACCAGATTCTCCAGGAAGAAGGATTATCTACCAAGAAGCACGTCTATCAAGGGCTGCCACATGGTTTCTGGACCACTTGCCCGGATCTTCCCGTGTCTAAGAAGTGGTTGGGGGATTTGCTTGAGGGTCTGCGCTGGATGATTGAGTAA